The following proteins come from a genomic window of Halomarina ordinaria:
- a CDS encoding site-2 protease family protein produces the protein MVSTLTLVVAGVVLYTVLAMALRARGLLPDAVRISGPITTIHTQRGKVFLDRLARPKRLWRAWGNFGIGIALVIMFGSFFLVLFAGFSAMTNPQPSPVSEPQNVLVIPGVNEFLPLSVAPEIILGLLVGLVVHEGGHGLFCRVGDIDIESMGLALFAFVPVGAFVEPDEESRNRADRGAQTRMFAAGVTNNFAVTVLAFALLFGPVAGSIAVAPGVAVGDVVADGPAASAGLERGDRITAVDGQRVGDEAALDAALADADRSVEVTVDGEERATVERELILTRTTPSVVGDLDTSEGPPRVTAVGGQEVATEGEFTEALRADGPVGVETTGGDFEMVGGAYVATVDPDGGLAEAGVPTDADQVVITRFAGERVLSYDELDALRQETSPGDTVAVEVFVDGESRTVDVTLGSSTDTEGGVLGVVLQQGYGGLAVDDLGVDAYPAGQYLSALTQTDLSVQSFLQRVAFALFLPLAGAAGAPGLTYNFAGFVEPITNFYVVQGPLASLGGGVFLLANALFWTAWINLNLGFFNCIPAFPLDGGHILRTSTEAITSRVPLPAGGRRRLTSAVTTVVSVTMLAGVFLMVFGPQLFG, from the coding sequence ATGGTCAGTACGCTGACCCTGGTGGTCGCCGGGGTGGTCCTCTACACGGTTCTCGCGATGGCGCTTCGCGCACGCGGTCTGTTGCCCGACGCCGTCCGTATCTCCGGGCCGATAACGACGATACACACCCAGCGCGGGAAGGTGTTCCTCGACCGACTGGCGCGCCCCAAGCGCCTCTGGCGCGCGTGGGGGAACTTCGGCATCGGCATCGCCCTCGTCATCATGTTCGGGTCGTTCTTCCTCGTCCTCTTCGCCGGCTTCAGCGCGATGACGAACCCGCAACCGAGTCCCGTCTCCGAACCGCAGAACGTCCTCGTCATCCCCGGTGTCAACGAGTTCCTCCCCCTCTCCGTGGCACCCGAAATCATCCTCGGCCTGCTCGTCGGCCTCGTGGTCCACGAGGGCGGTCACGGCCTGTTCTGTCGGGTGGGCGACATCGACATCGAGTCGATGGGCCTCGCGCTGTTCGCGTTCGTCCCCGTCGGGGCGTTCGTCGAACCGGACGAGGAGTCGCGGAACCGCGCCGACCGCGGCGCCCAGACGCGCATGTTCGCCGCGGGCGTGACGAACAACTTCGCGGTGACGGTGCTCGCGTTCGCGCTCCTGTTCGGCCCCGTGGCGGGGTCCATCGCCGTCGCGCCGGGCGTCGCCGTCGGCGACGTCGTCGCGGACGGCCCGGCCGCGAGCGCGGGTCTCGAACGCGGCGACCGCATCACCGCCGTCGACGGCCAGCGGGTCGGAGACGAGGCGGCCCTGGACGCGGCGCTCGCCGACGCCGACCGCTCCGTGGAGGTGACGGTCGACGGCGAGGAGCGGGCGACCGTCGAGCGCGAACTCATCCTGACACGGACGACGCCGAGCGTGGTCGGAGACCTCGACACGAGCGAGGGACCGCCACGAGTGACGGCCGTCGGCGGCCAGGAGGTCGCGACCGAGGGCGAGTTCACGGAGGCGCTCCGCGCGGACGGTCCCGTCGGCGTCGAGACGACCGGCGGCGACTTCGAGATGGTCGGCGGCGCCTACGTCGCGACGGTCGACCCCGACGGCGGCCTCGCCGAGGCGGGCGTCCCAACGGACGCAGACCAGGTCGTCATCACGCGCTTCGCGGGCGAGCGCGTCCTGAGCTACGACGAACTCGACGCGCTCCGCCAGGAGACCAGCCCCGGCGACACCGTCGCCGTCGAGGTGTTCGTCGACGGCGAGAGCCGCACCGTCGACGTGACCCTCGGGTCCTCGACCGACACCGAGGGTGGCGTCCTCGGCGTCGTCCTCCAGCAGGGATACGGCGGCCTCGCGGTCGACGACCTGGGCGTGGACGCCTACCCGGCGGGACAGTACCTCTCTGCGCTCACCCAGACGGACCTGAGCGTCCAGTCGTTCCTCCAGCGCGTCGCGTTCGCCCTGTTCCTGCCGCTGGCCGGCGCGGCCGGCGCCCCGGGGCTGACGTACAACTTCGCCGGGTTCGTCGAGCCCATCACCAACTTCTACGTCGTCCAGGGGCCCCTCGCGAGCCTCGGTGGCGGGGTGTTCCTGCTGGCGAACGCGCTGTTCTGGACCGCGTGGATAAACCTCAACCTGGGCTTCTTCAACTGCATCCCGGCGTTCCCGCTCGACGGCGGGCACATCCTCCGGACGAGCACCGAGGCCATCACCTCGCGCGTGCCGCTGCCGGCGGGCGGCCGTCGTCGCCTCACGAGCGCCGTCACGACGGTGGTGAGCGTCACGATGCTCGCCGGCGTCTTCCTCATGGTGTTCGGCCCACAGCTGTTCGGCTGA
- a CDS encoding DNA-binding protein, producing the protein MPEEDDIEELRRKKMEQLREQQQGGGGEVDEEAMQAQQEQAEAQRKAILRQHLTDGARKRLNTVKMSKPDQGEQIEQQLVALAQSGRVQGQIDEEQMKQLLQELTPDSKSFNIRRR; encoded by the coding sequence ATGCCTGAGGAAGACGACATCGAGGAACTCCGACGCAAGAAGATGGAACAGCTCCGCGAACAGCAGCAGGGCGGCGGTGGCGAGGTCGACGAGGAGGCGATGCAGGCCCAGCAGGAACAGGCCGAGGCACAGCGCAAGGCCATCCTCCGACAGCACCTCACCGACGGCGCGCGAAAGCGCCTCAACACGGTGAAGATGTCAAAGCCCGACCAGGGCGAGCAGATCGAACAGCAACTCGTCGCGCTCGCCCAGAGCGGCCGCGTGCAGGGCCAGATAGACGAGGAGCAGATGAAACAGCTCCTCCAGGAACTGACGCCCGACTCGAAGAGCTTCAACATCCGGCGGCGATAA
- a CDS encoding site-2 protease family protein — protein MADVDEPAAGPPAERLRPVFRVSETRRENGTLLYFGEPTAPPEALERHVWPLFRDAGYEVRLATVDDGEDDPITGVAVADHRTALVAEPHSVGIDGVPWFNLLFALLTVCTTLFAGLEWYGYEWGLADPASLFRAWPFAAAVLGVLGVHELGHYAMSRYHRVDASLPYFIPIPTVFGTMGAVIKMDGRIPDRRALFDIGVAGPLAGLVAAVVVTAVGLRLEPVTTGPIFQIASLNYPPLIQLIAAATGQPLRYAGGLRVNPVVVGGWVGMFVTFLNLLPVGQLDGGHLVRAMLGERQETVAALVPAGLFALGAYLLFVRGEAVESILLWFFWGFIAVGLAYAGPARPVHEDPLDRKRVAVGALTFVLGLLCFTPVPFQLV, from the coding sequence ATGGCCGACGTCGACGAGCCTGCGGCGGGCCCCCCCGCCGAACGGCTCCGCCCCGTGTTTCGCGTCTCCGAGACCCGACGCGAGAACGGGACGCTGCTCTACTTCGGCGAACCCACCGCCCCACCGGAGGCCCTCGAACGACACGTCTGGCCCCTGTTCCGCGACGCCGGGTACGAGGTCCGGCTGGCGACCGTCGACGACGGCGAGGACGACCCGATAACCGGCGTGGCCGTCGCCGACCACCGGACGGCACTCGTCGCCGAACCGCACTCCGTCGGCATCGACGGGGTACCGTGGTTCAACCTCCTGTTCGCGCTCCTCACCGTCTGTACCACGCTGTTCGCCGGGCTGGAGTGGTACGGCTACGAGTGGGGACTCGCAGACCCGGCGAGCCTGTTCCGCGCCTGGCCGTTCGCCGCCGCCGTCCTCGGCGTCCTCGGCGTCCACGAACTCGGTCACTACGCCATGAGCCGGTACCACCGCGTCGACGCCAGCCTCCCCTACTTCATCCCCATCCCGACCGTCTTCGGGACGATGGGTGCCGTCATCAAGATGGACGGGCGCATCCCCGACCGGCGCGCCCTGTTCGACATCGGAGTCGCCGGGCCGCTGGCGGGGCTGGTCGCGGCCGTCGTCGTCACCGCCGTCGGCCTCCGGCTGGAGCCGGTCACCACCGGTCCCATCTTCCAGATAGCGTCGCTGAACTATCCGCCGCTCATCCAGCTCATCGCGGCGGCCACCGGCCAGCCGCTGCGCTACGCCGGGGGACTGCGCGTCAATCCCGTCGTCGTCGGCGGGTGGGTGGGCATGTTCGTCACCTTCCTCAACCTCCTGCCGGTGGGACAACTCGACGGCGGGCACCTCGTGCGGGCGATGCTCGGCGAGCGCCAGGAGACGGTCGCGGCGCTCGTCCCCGCCGGCCTGTTCGCCCTCGGCGCCTACCTCCTGTTCGTCCGCGGGGAGGCCGTCGAGTCCATCCTGCTGTGGTTCTTCTGGGGGTTCATCGCGGTCGGACTCGCCTACGCCGGCCCCGCCCGCCCGGTCCACGAGGACCCACTCGACCGCAAGCGGGTGGCCGTCGGCGCGCTCACGTTCGTCCTCGGCCTGCTCTGTTTCACGCCGGTCCCCTTCCAGCTCGTCTAG
- a CDS encoding molybdopterin synthase: MYTVAVVGAESTVLTERLVSRLARSGRVATVSSLPTDPDPGFEAGDDLRAAGAGTVVGLGPEGTTTRSGARTLGETLDDLAPSATYCVVDGVEGTGLPTVVAGEGDADDPLARVERAADADLDALVAAIEGTEPHETLGSLVARVKRSPHADRSGAIATFTGRVRAKDGDDDPRTELLEFETYEEVAEGRMEAISRELEEREGVFEVRMHHRTGVIPDGEDIVFVVVLAGHRGEAFRTVEDGIDRLKAEVPIFKREVTVDEEFWVHERQ, translated from the coding sequence ATGTACACGGTCGCCGTCGTCGGCGCGGAGTCGACGGTGCTCACCGAACGGCTCGTCTCGCGACTCGCGCGCTCCGGGCGCGTCGCCACCGTCTCGTCGCTCCCGACCGACCCCGACCCCGGGTTCGAGGCGGGCGACGACCTCCGCGCGGCGGGCGCGGGGACCGTCGTCGGCCTCGGGCCGGAGGGGACGACCACCCGTTCCGGCGCCCGGACGCTGGGCGAGACGCTCGACGACCTCGCACCGTCCGCGACGTACTGCGTCGTCGACGGCGTCGAGGGGACCGGCCTCCCGACCGTCGTCGCGGGCGAAGGCGACGCAGACGACCCGCTCGCGCGCGTCGAGCGCGCGGCCGACGCGGACCTCGACGCACTCGTCGCCGCCATCGAGGGGACCGAACCCCACGAGACGCTCGGGTCGCTCGTCGCGCGGGTGAAGCGGTCGCCGCACGCCGACCGGTCGGGCGCCATCGCCACGTTCACCGGGCGGGTACGCGCGAAGGACGGGGACGACGACCCGCGGACCGAACTGCTGGAGTTCGAGACGTACGAGGAGGTCGCCGAGGGGCGGATGGAGGCTATCTCCCGGGAACTGGAGGAACGCGAGGGTGTCTTCGAGGTGCGCATGCACCACCGGACGGGCGTCATCCCCGACGGCGAGGACATCGTCTTCGTGGTCGTCCTCGCCGGCCACCGGGGCGAGGCGTTCCGGACGGTCGAGGACGGAATCGACCGCCTGAAGGCCGAAGTCCCCATCTTCAAGCGCGAGGTGACGGTCGACGAGGAGTTCTGGGTCCACGAGCGCCAGTGA
- the thiL gene encoding thiamine-phosphate kinase: protein MDERAALALIDETLPAAGDDAAVVDSLVVTTDMLHETTDFPGGTTRYTAGWRAVGASLSDVAAMGARATAAVAVYAAPEFDPDDLAAFLRGARDVCADVGAEYVGGDLDGHEEFTVATTAIGETDAPVRRSGATPGEALCVTGTLGRSAAAVRLFPDAPDRANDLFRFSPRVDAGLAVAPHAGAMMDSSDGLARSLHQLAEASDCGFRVDGDALPVDDAVREVAADGDPTDLAVTFGEDFELVFTTDDPGAVAAATSTPVSVVGDVVERDEGVSLDGEALPDRGFTHN from the coding sequence ATGGACGAACGCGCCGCCCTCGCGCTCATCGACGAGACGCTCCCGGCTGCCGGTGACGACGCCGCGGTCGTCGACTCGCTCGTCGTCACGACGGACATGCTCCACGAGACGACGGACTTCCCCGGGGGGACGACGCGCTACACCGCCGGCTGGCGCGCCGTCGGCGCCTCCCTCTCGGACGTGGCGGCGATGGGCGCGCGCGCGACGGCGGCCGTCGCGGTCTACGCCGCCCCCGAGTTCGACCCCGACGACCTCGCCGCGTTCCTCCGGGGCGCGCGAGACGTCTGCGCCGACGTGGGCGCGGAGTACGTCGGCGGCGACCTCGACGGCCACGAGGAGTTCACCGTGGCCACCACCGCCATCGGGGAGACGGACGCCCCGGTCCGCCGGTCGGGCGCCACCCCCGGCGAGGCGCTCTGCGTGACGGGGACGCTCGGTCGGAGCGCGGCCGCCGTCCGGCTCTTCCCCGACGCGCCCGACCGCGCGAACGACCTCTTTCGGTTCTCGCCGCGGGTCGACGCCGGCCTCGCCGTCGCCCCCCACGCCGGCGCGATGATGGACTCGAGCGACGGCCTCGCGCGCTCGCTCCACCAGCTAGCGGAGGCGAGCGACTGCGGCTTCCGGGTCGACGGCGACGCCCTCCCCGTCGACGACGCGGTGCGCGAGGTCGCCGCGGACGGGGACCCGACGGACCTCGCGGTCACCTTCGGCGAGGACTTCGAACTCGTGTTCACGACCGACGACCCCGGGGCGGTCGCGGCCGCCACGTCGACGCCCGTGTCCGTGGTGGGCGACGTCGTGGAACGGGACGAGGGCGTCTCGCTCGACGGCGAGGCGCTCCCCGACCGCGGCTTCACCCACAACTAG
- a CDS encoding LysE family translocator: protein MFDAALDSFALFLPAAVALILTPGPDTVFVLSQGVGRGRAAGVRSAAGVSTGVLVHATLAALGLAVLVRESPTVYALVKGVGAAYICYLGVRTLLDDAGGEFEAAVTGETGPTTASTDDPPAASAYRRGVLVNVLNPKVALFFLAFLPQFVVGEAVRASLLALGVVYAALTLCYLSAVALLSGRVRTLLSANANRLRVASGWVLLALGCWLGVEGWLV from the coding sequence ATGTTCGACGCCGCCCTCGACTCGTTCGCGCTGTTCCTCCCGGCGGCCGTCGCGCTCATCCTCACACCCGGGCCCGACACGGTCTTCGTCCTCTCGCAGGGCGTCGGCCGCGGGCGAGCGGCGGGCGTGCGCTCCGCCGCCGGCGTGAGCACGGGCGTCCTCGTCCACGCCACCCTCGCCGCTCTCGGCCTCGCGGTCCTCGTCCGGGAGTCCCCGACCGTCTACGCGCTCGTGAAGGGCGTCGGCGCGGCGTACATCTGTTACCTCGGCGTCCGGACGCTCCTCGACGATGCCGGCGGGGAGTTCGAGGCGGCGGTGACGGGCGAGACAGGGCCCACCACGGCGAGTACCGACGACCCACCCGCCGCCTCCGCCTACCGGCGGGGCGTGCTGGTGAACGTCCTCAACCCGAAGGTGGCGCTGTTCTTCCTCGCGTTCCTCCCGCAGTTCGTGGTCGGGGAGGCCGTCCGGGCGTCGCTGCTGGCGCTCGGCGTCGTCTACGCCGCCCTGACGCTCTGTTACCTGAGCGCCGTGGCACTCCTCTCGGGACGGGTCCGGACGCTCCTCTCGGCCAACGCGAATCGCCTCCGGGTGGCGAGCGGATGGGTCCTCCTGGCGCTCGGGTGCTGGCTCGGTGTGGAGGGGTGGCTCGTGTGA
- a CDS encoding type 1 glutamine amidotransferase domain-containing protein → MTDQPLAEKRIAVLLAPRGTEEVEFTDPKAAVEDAGASVDVVGAETGEVETVTNDLEPGETFAVETTFAEVSPGDYDGLVVPGGAVGADELRADEDAVDLVRGFVEAGVPVGVICHGPWVLVEADAVAGRTLTSYHSIRTDVRNAGGEWVDETVVTDDGLVTSRNPDDLPAFCDAVVEAFAGERT, encoded by the coding sequence ATGACCGACCAACCGCTCGCCGAGAAGCGTATCGCCGTCCTCCTCGCCCCGAGAGGGACCGAGGAGGTCGAGTTCACCGACCCGAAGGCGGCCGTCGAGGACGCCGGCGCCAGCGTCGACGTCGTCGGGGCCGAGACCGGCGAGGTCGAGACCGTCACCAACGACCTCGAACCGGGCGAGACGTTCGCGGTCGAGACGACGTTCGCCGAGGTCTCGCCCGGGGACTACGACGGCCTCGTCGTCCCCGGTGGCGCCGTGGGGGCGGACGAACTGCGGGCCGACGAGGACGCCGTGGACCTGGTGCGCGGATTCGTCGAGGCGGGCGTCCCGGTGGGCGTCATCTGTCACGGCCCGTGGGTGCTGGTCGAGGCGGACGCGGTCGCGGGTCGGACGCTGACCTCGTACCACAGCATCCGGACCGACGTGCGCAACGCGGGCGGCGAGTGGGTCGACGAGACGGTCGTCACCGACGACGGCCTGGTGACGAGTCGCAACCCCGACGACCTGCCCGCCTTCTGCGACGCCGTCGTCGAGGCGTTCGCCGGCGAGAGAACGTAA
- a CDS encoding DUF7123 family protein, translating to MSATAPAADQPTVDTKEERLRNYLRDRVEDGEIYFKGKFISDDVDLSPKEIGALMVKLRDAPSDLEIEKWSYTSATTWRVALA from the coding sequence ATGAGCGCAACTGCACCCGCCGCCGACCAACCGACCGTCGATACCAAAGAAGAACGCCTCCGTAACTACCTGCGCGACCGCGTCGAGGACGGAGAGATCTACTTCAAGGGCAAGTTCATCAGCGACGACGTCGACCTCTCGCCCAAGGAGATCGGCGCCCTGATGGTCAAGCTCCGCGACGCCCCCTCGGACCTCGAGATCGAGAAGTGGTCGTACACGAGCGCGACGACGTGGCGCGTCGCCCTCGCCTGA
- the hisS gene encoding histidine--tRNA ligase → MYERIKGFRDFYPGAMAAHRAVRDEVESTVGRYGFREIATPAIERTQLYVDKSGEEIVEELYSFTDHGGREVSLTPELTPTVARMVVEKQQELSKPIKWYSTRPFWRYEEPQQGRFREFYQTNVDIFGSSAPESDAEILAVAADALTGLGLDGDDFEFRVSHRDILGGVLRSMDADVDVAAAIRAVDKSEKLERVEYHNLLVDAGLDLASAEAFADLLAEGDLDAVVDFAGTDEVAAAVENLRAVLAATEDFGAREYCTLSLDTARGLDYYTGVVFECFDSTGEVGRAVFGGGRYDDLIESFGGQPTPAVGFAVGVMNSTLPLLLQRAGVWPEEAVSTDYYVLSVGDTREVAAGVARDLRARGHVVETDVAGRSFGAQMGYADSINAETVVIVGERDLENGEVTVKEMASGDQTAVPLEAFPGERQRPTYDDYV, encoded by the coding sequence ATGTACGAGCGCATCAAGGGGTTCCGTGACTTCTACCCCGGCGCGATGGCCGCCCACCGGGCGGTCAGAGACGAGGTCGAGTCGACGGTGGGGCGCTACGGGTTCCGGGAGATAGCCACGCCGGCCATCGAACGCACCCAGCTCTACGTCGACAAGAGCGGCGAGGAGATCGTCGAGGAACTCTACTCCTTCACCGACCACGGCGGGCGCGAGGTGTCGCTCACGCCCGAACTGACGCCGACGGTCGCCCGCATGGTCGTCGAGAAACAGCAGGAACTGTCGAAGCCCATCAAGTGGTACTCGACGCGGCCGTTCTGGCGCTACGAGGAGCCCCAGCAGGGGCGCTTCCGGGAGTTCTACCAGACGAACGTCGACATCTTCGGCTCGTCGGCACCCGAATCCGACGCCGAGATACTCGCCGTGGCGGCCGACGCGCTCACCGGCCTCGGCCTCGACGGCGACGACTTCGAGTTCCGCGTCTCGCACCGCGACATCCTCGGCGGCGTGCTGCGTTCGATGGACGCCGACGTCGACGTGGCGGCCGCCATCCGGGCGGTCGACAAGAGCGAGAAACTCGAACGCGTCGAGTACCACAACCTGCTCGTCGACGCCGGCCTCGACCTGGCGAGCGCGGAGGCGTTCGCCGACCTGCTGGCCGAGGGCGACCTCGACGCCGTCGTCGACTTCGCCGGCACCGACGAGGTGGCGGCGGCCGTCGAGAACCTCCGGGCGGTGCTCGCCGCGACCGAGGACTTCGGCGCGCGCGAGTACTGCACGCTGTCGCTCGACACCGCCCGCGGTCTCGACTACTACACGGGCGTCGTCTTCGAGTGCTTCGACTCGACCGGCGAGGTCGGGCGCGCGGTCTTCGGCGGCGGGCGCTACGACGACCTCATCGAGAGCTTCGGCGGCCAGCCCACCCCGGCGGTCGGCTTCGCCGTCGGCGTGATGAACTCGACGCTCCCGCTCCTGCTCCAGCGCGCCGGCGTCTGGCCCGAGGAGGCCGTCTCGACGGACTACTACGTCCTCTCGGTGGGTGACACCCGCGAGGTGGCCGCCGGTGTCGCGCGCGACCTGCGCGCGCGGGGACACGTCGTGGAGACGGACGTCGCCGGGCGGAGCTTCGGCGCGCAGATGGGCTACGCCGACTCCATCAACGCCGAGACGGTCGTCATCGTCGGCGAACGCGACCTGGAGAACGGCGAGGTGACGGTCAAGGAGATGGCGAGCGGCGACCAGACGGCCGTCCCGCTGGAGGCGTTCCCCGGCGAGCGCCAGCGCCCGACGTACGACGACTACGTCTGA
- a CDS encoding 30S ribosomal protein S19e has protein sequence MTTFYDVPADALIQAVAEELDLEEPEWAAIAKTGVSRELPPEQEDFWNVRAASLLRRVAIDGPVGIGSLQRHYGGAKQGSTRYRVRPDRKTDASGKVIRTILQQLEEAGYIETADGEGRRVSGEGRALLDSTASDVLSDLDRPELERYA, from the coding sequence ATGACGACGTTCTACGACGTCCCGGCCGACGCGCTCATCCAGGCCGTCGCCGAGGAACTCGACCTCGAGGAACCGGAGTGGGCCGCCATCGCGAAGACGGGCGTCTCGCGCGAACTGCCCCCCGAACAGGAGGACTTCTGGAACGTGCGCGCGGCGAGCCTGCTGCGACGCGTCGCCATCGACGGCCCCGTCGGCATCGGCAGCCTGCAGCGCCACTACGGCGGCGCCAAGCAGGGCTCGACGCGCTACCGCGTCCGGCCCGACCGCAAGACCGACGCCAGCGGGAAGGTCATCCGCACCATCCTCCAGCAACTGGAGGAGGCGGGGTACATCGAGACCGCGGACGGCGAAGGGCGCCGCGTCAGCGGCGAGGGCCGCGCGCTGCTCGACTCGACGGCGAGCGACGTCCTGTCGGATCTGGACCGTCCGGAACTCGAACGCTACGCGTAA
- a CDS encoding flippase-like domain-containing protein: protein MDIDRRATLLGFLAALAVLLVVFGFVGIGPVLDTIRQADPVVLAALPFVAAAWVVAWGLSLYVILGVIGTPVRATTAVLVFLAATFANNVTPFGQAGGEPITAYLIADVTDDRYESGLAAIASADALNFVPSLSLAAVGIGYFAATTALGRRLRVAALSLVVVAGLLVTALVVGWRYRETVESRLADVLTALAGGVARLLPRREPPPREAVTARIGGFFVAVERVALDRNRLVVALGCSTVGWLALAASLWLSVYALAPDAPVSFAATLLVIPIAGVASVTPLPGGLGGVETVLITLLVATGATPVVAGGAVLVHRVATYWLPTAAGGVATATWGVNGLE from the coding sequence ATGGACATCGACCGGCGCGCCACGTTGCTCGGGTTTCTCGCGGCGCTGGCGGTCCTCCTCGTGGTGTTCGGCTTCGTCGGCATCGGGCCGGTCCTCGACACGATTCGGCAGGCGGACCCGGTGGTCCTCGCGGCGCTCCCGTTCGTCGCCGCGGCCTGGGTGGTGGCGTGGGGGCTGTCGCTGTACGTCATCCTCGGCGTCATCGGCACGCCCGTCCGGGCCACGACGGCCGTCCTCGTCTTCCTCGCGGCGACGTTCGCCAACAACGTCACGCCCTTCGGACAGGCCGGCGGGGAACCCATCACCGCCTACCTCATCGCCGACGTCACCGACGACCGGTACGAGTCCGGGCTGGCGGCCATCGCGAGCGCCGACGCGCTCAACTTCGTCCCCTCGCTCTCGCTCGCGGCCGTCGGCATCGGCTACTTCGCCGCGACGACGGCGCTCGGCCGGCGACTGCGCGTCGCCGCGCTCTCGCTCGTCGTCGTCGCCGGCCTGCTCGTCACCGCGCTGGTCGTCGGCTGGCGGTACCGCGAGACGGTCGAGAGCCGCCTCGCCGACGTCCTGACCGCGCTCGCCGGCGGCGTCGCCCGCCTCCTCCCCCGGCGGGAGCCGCCGCCGCGCGAGGCGGTCACCGCCCGAATCGGGGGGTTCTTCGTCGCCGTCGAGCGCGTCGCGCTGGACCGGAACCGGCTCGTCGTCGCGCTCGGCTGCTCGACCGTCGGGTGGCTGGCGCTCGCCGCCTCGCTGTGGCTCTCGGTGTACGCCCTCGCGCCCGACGCGCCCGTCTCGTTCGCGGCGACGCTGCTCGTCATCCCCATCGCGGGCGTCGCGAGCGTCACCCCCCTGCCCGGCGGCCTCGGGGGCGTCGAGACGGTCCTCATCACCCTGCTGGTCGCCACCGGTGCGACGCCCGTCGTCGCCGGCGGGGCCGTCCTCGTCCACCGCGTCGCGACCTACTGGCTCCCGACGGCCGCCGGCGGCGTCGCCACGGCGACGTGGGGCGTGAACGGGCTGGAGTGA